CACGGCATCCACAACATCCTTCGCGCTGACGTGGTGAGCCTGCAGTTTGGCAGGATCGACGTAGATCATCATTTGACGAAACCGTCCGCCAAACGGGTGAGGAATCTGAACTCCTTTAAGCCCGCCCATTTTGTTTCGCACCGCGTAGTAGCCAATGCTGTACAGTTCAGATTCGCTAAGCCCTTCGCCGGAAATCGCCGCCAACACAACAGGCAGATTGGAAGGTTCGCTGCGGAGCGTGAATGGCCACTCGATGCCGGGCGGCAAATGAAACATGTCGCTCGCTTCAAGATTCACGATGTCGTTCATCGCCGAACCCGGATCCGCGCCGGCCTGAAAGAAGATCTTGATCACGGCCGCTCCAGGAACGGTGCGCGATTCCTGGTGCTCAATCTTGCCGGCCAGGGTAAGAGCGCGTTCAACACGGGAACTAACCGACTTTTCCATGTCCATGGTCGGCAGTCCAGGGTAGGAAAAGAAGCTGACCACGACCGGCTGTTTAAAGTCGGGCAGAATGTCGATCGTGATGCCGGGGATCACCGCCGCGCCCAACAGACACAGCGCGATGGTCGCGCCCAGCACGGCAAATCGATTCTTCAGTGAAAAGTTGATCAGGCTCATGTTACTTCAGCACCCGTACTTCCTGGCCATCACGAAAACGCTGCAGGTGAGCGTCAAGAACCGTCTGCCCGGTTTCCAGTCCGGACACAATTTGAATGTTGTGGCCGTCGTCTTCGCCGGTTGTCACAGGCACCACCGAAACCTCGCCGCTCTTCACCACGTAGACATACGCCGCGCCATCTTCCGAAAACCGGACGGCTCGCGCGGGCAAAACGTTGGACGGCGTAGCAGTGGAAAGCGAAATGGTGGCATGCCCGAACATTCCAGGAATCAGCTTACGGTCGTCGTTGGCAACCTCCGCTTCGACAAGCATCGTTCGCGTGCTCGGATCGAGCCGCCCTGTCAGCCGCGACACTTCGACGGTCATGGCTTCTTCGGCCGCAAAGGATGGAAACCGCACGCTAATGGAATCCCCTCGTTCAACATGCGCCGCTTCGTTTTCCGGAACCGGAATATGAATTCGCACCTTGTGCATCTGGCTGACAATAAACAGCGGCTCGCCCGTGCTGCGTTCGCTGACAAGATTTCCGGGCGAAACGTTTCGTGCGGTGATGACTCCGGCGAAAGGGGATTTCAGCGTCGCGAAGCCGATGAGTTCGTCGATCTCAGCGAGTTCCGCTTCCTGAATTCTGATTTTCGCCTCCGCTGCTTTCGCGTCAGCCTTCGCCGCCGCCAACTCGGCCTTGGCCACGTTCACCGAGGCGTCGGCCGATCCGATAGCAGCCGTGACGGCCGATTTACCGGCGGCGGCAGAATCACGGCGTTCGCGAACTTCGTCCAGCACGCGCGGCTGCATTGAACCTCGCTTGACCAAATCCTCCGTCCGGCCGAATTCAGACTGTGCCGCAGCCAGAGAAGCTTCCACTTGCTGCATCTTCGATCGCGCTTCCTCCGCCAACGCCTCAGCCGATGCCACGTTCGCCTCTGCGAGTTGAATGCCTGCGTTGGCTCGTTCGATTTCAGCCTTCTGTTGCTGAAGGCGAGCGACCGCTTGTTGTCGCTGCGTCAAACTTTCAGGTACGTCGATGACCGCGAGTGTCGCGCCTTGCTCGACGACGTCGCCGATGTCCACTTTCACGTCCTTCACATAGCCGTGCACCTTGGCACGAATCGCCGCTTCATAGAACGGAAGCACGGTCGCCGGTTGAACGGTGGAAGCCTGCACGTCCTGCTGCGTGACGGCGACCGTTTTCACGGCGACAGGTTGCGACAACTTGTCCTTCGATTCCGCATCGCGTTCGGCGGCAGAATTCCGCGAACAGCCTGAGGCCAGAAGCACGAGGCCACTCAGCAGAATGGCAAACCGCGTAGTGGATCTCGCTACAGATCCAGCATTCTGACGAATGCCACTGCCGGAGAATTTGCGAAGCTTGCGGTCGGGCCTGAAGCGTCTCATCGTGAGAACCTTTGCGGATTGGAAAGACTTTGCGGCGTGCAGAGTACCAGCCGTCACGGCGATAAGACAGAACTTCAGATAGCGCCACCAGTAGATTACAGAAGTCACGGCTGTTGCAACCGGATCTGTCGGTGGGATGCGTCTGAAGGTCACAACTGGTTCAATCAACGGGACAATCGCTTCCGGCGGAAACAACCCTTGCATGAGCAAATCTGACACATCCCGGACAGCCGATGAATCCGCCATTGGCACTACGAAAACGGCGTTCACGGGATCGCTATCGCAGAGAACAAGGAGGTTCTATGCCGTCGCTGAAGTTTGACAGATGGTTCTTATGCGGGTTGCTCGTGCTGAGCGGCTGCAGCAGCGTGCGCGACAGCCTGGCCAATCGCGACAACCAGCGTGACACGGCACCTGCGGCCAGCGACGTTAAGAGCGCCACTGTGGCAAGCCTTGCGGCTGACTCCGACAGTGTTCAGCCCGTTACTCTCGTAAATTGGCCGTCTGACACCGACGAAAATGGCGTGACGACCACCGCAGATCAGTCGACGAATTCGGACGTCGCCTCGGAGCAGCACCTGCTGCCCGACACCATCCTTCCCGCCAACACCCGCCCGCTGAATCTGCCGAGTGCCCTCGCGATGGTGGGCGGCGATCACCCGGCGGTTGGGTTCGCTCAATGGAAAGTGCAGGAAGCGTACGCGAACCTTGAACAGGCCGAGGTGCTTTGGCTGCCCAGCCTGCAGGCCGGCTTTAGTTTTCATCGTCACGACGGAAATTACCAAGCCAGCAACGGCGACATCGTGGACGTGAATCGAAATTCGTTTCAATACGGATTCGGTGCCGGTGCGGTGGGAGCAGGCACGACTCCACAGCCTGGCCTGCGAGCTCAGTTTCACCTCGCGGATGCAATCTTTCAGCCAGACATCGCCCGCAAGACAGCGTGGGC
This DNA window, taken from Fuerstiella marisgermanici, encodes the following:
- a CDS encoding efflux RND transporter periplasmic adaptor subunit; protein product: MNAVFVVPMADSSAVRDVSDLLMQGLFPPEAIVPLIEPVVTFRRIPPTDPVATAVTSVIYWWRYLKFCLIAVTAGTLHAAKSFQSAKVLTMRRFRPDRKLRKFSGSGIRQNAGSVARSTTRFAILLSGLVLLASGCSRNSAAERDAESKDKLSQPVAVKTVAVTQQDVQASTVQPATVLPFYEAAIRAKVHGYVKDVKVDIGDVVEQGATLAVIDVPESLTQRQQAVARLQQQKAEIERANAGIQLAEANVASAEALAEEARSKMQQVEASLAAAQSEFGRTEDLVKRGSMQPRVLDEVRERRDSAAAGKSAVTAAIGSADASVNVAKAELAAAKADAKAAEAKIRIQEAELAEIDELIGFATLKSPFAGVITARNVSPGNLVSERSTGEPLFIVSQMHKVRIHIPVPENEAAHVERGDSISVRFPSFAAEEAMTVEVSRLTGRLDPSTRTMLVEAEVANDDRKLIPGMFGHATISLSTATPSNVLPARAVRFSEDGAAYVYVVKSGEVSVVPVTTGEDDGHNIQIVSGLETGQTVLDAHLQRFRDGQEVRVLK